One Pseudostreptobacillus hongkongensis DNA window includes the following coding sequences:
- the mvaD gene encoding diphosphomevalonate decarboxylase, whose translation MDRGYINIAIVKYWGKKEFNPYLIPSQGSISLTSKNLYTDTKIEKSDVDEFYLNGIKQEGKELEKIFKFVNKVINDRESIRIISENTVPTAAGLASSASAYCALIRALNRYFNLNLTTEEMAKISTMGSGSACRSFYNMAAFDKDGNIYEVSTDLNLSMLVLVVSKDKKKISSRDAMELAKSSVIFEHWVNRANKDFEDMKEALIKNDFIKIGQIMEANTITMHNTTFRSVPSFSFLNDKTYSAIKMIKRIRRENDVKMYFTMDAGPNVKILYLKEDEEKILKILNEYFEGEILLC comes from the coding sequence ATGGATAGAGGGTATATAAATATAGCAATTGTTAAGTATTGGGGTAAAAAAGAGTTTAACCCATATTTAATACCTAGTCAAGGAAGCATATCTTTAACTTCTAAAAATCTATATACAGATACTAAAATAGAAAAGTCAGATGTAGATGAATTTTATTTAAATGGAATAAAGCAAGAAGGAAAAGAATTAGAAAAAATTTTTAAATTTGTTAATAAAGTGATAAATGATAGAGAAAGTATAAGAATAATTAGTGAAAATACAGTTCCAACGGCTGCAGGACTTGCATCAAGTGCAAGTGCATATTGTGCTTTAATTCGTGCTTTAAATAGATACTTTAATCTTAATTTAACTACTGAAGAAATGGCTAAAATTTCAACTATGGGGTCAGGATCAGCTTGTCGTAGTTTCTATAATATGGCTGCTTTTGATAAAGATGGTAATATTTATGAAGTTAGTACAGATTTAAATTTATCTATGTTAGTTCTTGTGGTCAGTAAAGATAAAAAGAAAATATCTTCAAGAGATGCGATGGAACTTGCAAAAAGTTCAGTTATATTTGAACACTGGGTAAATAGAGCAAATAAAGATTTTGAGGATATGAAAGAAGCATTAATTAAAAATGACTTTATAAAAATAGGACAAATTATGGAAGCAAATACTATAACTATGCATAATACTACCTTTAGATCAGTACCATCATTTAGTTTCTTAAATGATAAAACATATTCAGCTATAAAAATGATAAAAAGAATTAGAAGAGAAAATGATGTTAAAATGTATTTTACTATGGATGCAGGGCCTAATGTTAAAATCCTATATTTAAAAGAAGATGAAGAAAAAATATTAAAGATTTTAAATGAATATTTTGAAGGAGAAATATTATTATGTTAG
- a CDS encoding mevalonate kinase family protein — protein MLVKAGSKLYLSGEYAILSDNSYAIISYIPKYTYLEILENNNVLEIETDIEDKDGYILKCIRYMEEYLNMNLNFKYRYYTELYRNGVKYGLGSSASVLVVTIKGIFEILNKSYSKKELFDIAVDISIRENIKGSFGDLACICYENHILFKSSTREKRDYDIQIIDNKVNLDIKAIWTKETSSTSKMISNLNINDKNYIIFSQVSNEIVKNMYNNILNNNINELLKNIEKLNKNLHFLEEKCNINIHSKRIEELLEKYEYSKISGAGGGDYILSFEKSPESNEIFIKLEEE, from the coding sequence ATGTTAGTTAAAGCTGGATCAAAACTTTATTTATCTGGTGAATATGCAATATTAAGTGATAATTCATATGCAATAATATCATACATTCCTAAATATACATATCTTGAAATATTAGAAAATAATAATGTTTTAGAAATAGAAACAGATATAGAAGATAAAGATGGATATATTTTAAAATGTATTAGATATATGGAAGAATATCTTAATATGAATCTTAATTTTAAATATAGATATTACACAGAATTATATAGAAATGGAGTTAAATACGGTCTTGGATCTTCAGCCTCTGTTTTAGTAGTGACTATAAAAGGTATATTTGAAATATTAAATAAATCATATTCTAAAAAAGAATTGTTTGATATTGCAGTTGATATATCAATAAGAGAAAATATTAAAGGATCTTTTGGTGATTTGGCATGTATTTGTTATGAAAATCATATTTTATTTAAATCTTCAACTAGAGAAAAAAGAGATTATGATATACAAATAATAGATAATAAGGTTAATTTGGATATAAAAGCTATATGGACTAAAGAAACTTCATCAACTTCTAAAATGATATCTAATCTAAATATTAATGATAAAAATTATATTATTTTTTCTCAAGTATCTAATGAGATAGTTAAAAATATGTATAATAACATACTAAATAATAATATAAATGAATTATTAAAAAATATAGAAAAATTAAATAAAAACTTGCATTTTTTAGAAGAAAAATGTAATATAAATATACATTCTAAAAGAATAGAAGAATTATTAGAGAAGTATGAATATTCAAAAATTTCAGGTGCAGGTGGTGGTGATTATATACTTTCATTTGAAAAATCACCTGAGAGTAATGAAATTTTTATTAAGTTGGAGGAAGAATGA